DNA sequence from the Chitinophaga flava genome:
GGGTTCCTGGAAAAAGCAGGCATAAAGCTGTCAGATGATGAAAAGAAACTGCCAGCCTATAATCCGCTGACCATGGAAACCAATATGCCACATATCTATCTGGCCGGTGTGGTATGCGGAGGAATGGACACACACATATGGTTCATAGAAAACTCACGCGACCACGCAGATAAAATCATACAATCCATCAAACGATAATAAAAAAGCGAAGACCAGCCTCATACAGGGCTGGTCTTCGCTTTTTTATTATGTGATTATTTACACGATATTCACTTCCCGCTCCAGCTGTACACCAAATTTGGCGTGTACGCTGTCCAGCACCTGCTGCGACAATGCATAGATCTCATTGCCTTTGGCATGGCCATAGTTGACCAGCACCAGTGCCTGTTTGGCATGTACACCGGCATCCCCTTCACGAAAGCCTTTCCAGCCACATTGTTCTATCAGCCAGCCTGCTGCCAGCTTATAGTGTCCGTCGGCCAGCGGATAAGCCACAATCTGCGGATGTGCTGCTTTCAGCCGCTCATAGGCGACCGCATCTACAGAAGGATTTTTAAAGAAGCTGCCTGCATTGCCAATCTTTGCAGGGTCCGGCAGTTTAGAGGTACGGATATTAATCACTGCCTGGCTGATAGCCTGTATAGACAGCTCTTTCACTCCCATACGCTCCAGCTCTTCATTGATAGCACCATAGCTGGTGTTGAAATTCGGTTTTTTATTCAGCCGGTAAATAACGCTGAGTATGGCAAACTGGTCGCGGTACTGTTTTTTGAATACACTCTCGCGGTAACCAAATGCACAATCATTGTTGGTGAAGGTCACCACTGTTCTGTCGTGCAGATGGAAAGCTTCCAGTGAATGGAAAGTATCCTTTATTTCCACGCCGTAGGCGCCGATATTCTGCATGGGACTGGCTCCCACATTACCTGGTATCAGTGACAAGTTCTCCAGTCCGGCCAGATCCGCTGACAGGCAGTACTGTACAAAGCTGTGCCAGTTCTCGCCTGCACCAGCTTTCACATATACGTGATCGTTATCCTCATCCACCACCTGGATGCCCTTGATATCATTTTTGAGCATCAGCCCATTATAATCTTTTGTAAAGAGGATATTACTGCCCCCTCCAAGTATCATACGTGGCAAACCTTTAGCCCGCGCATCGTCCAGCGCCGATGTCAGGTCATGCTGACTGACAAAGGAAGCGAAGTAGCGGCTTACGACCGGAATACCAAATGTATTATACGACTGAAGCTGCTCATTTTCGGATATCATAATAGTGTAACTTTATAATGAAGCAAATATATCGGAAATTACCAATTACGAATTATGAATTGCGAATTGAAGTAAAGTGTAATTCGCATTAATCATTCGTCGCACATAATTCGTAATTCGTAATTTGTAACTTGTAATTGTATGAAAACAGCTATCGTTATTGGAGCTACAGGGCTTACCGGCACCCATCTCGTCTCAGCATTATTACAGGACAATTCTTTCAGCAAAGTAAAAGTACTTGTACGCAAACCATGGGTACATCAACGGCCCGGACTGGAAAGTGTTATTGTAGATTTTGAAGATGAAGATAGCCTGGCAGAAGCGATGCAGGGCGGTGATGTATTTTTTTCCTGCATCGGTACCACTATTAGAAAAGCAGGTACTCAGGAGAACTTCCGCGCCGTAGACTTCGGCATCACCATCAGATGTGCCCGCATAGCCCAAAGCAATGGTATTTCTGAGTTCCTGATGATATCCTCTATCGGCGCCAATCCCCGGTCTGCCAACTTCTACCTCCGCACCAAAGGCCAAACAGAAGAAGCGGTGCTGGGTTTGGGCTTCTATGGCACCTACATCTTCCGGCCCTCCTTCCTGATAGGCCAGCGAAGTGAATTCCGCTTCGGAGAATGGCTTGGTAAGTACCTCATTCAACTCTTCTATTTCCTGCTGCAGGGCCGCTGGAAAAAATACCGTGGCATCAAAGCAGCAACCGTTGCCAGCGCCATGGTAAGAGTAGCCAAACAAGCTGACCCCGGAATACATATCTTTGAATCCGATGCCATACAAAATTTAGGAATTTAGATACCTTCGCCATCATGAAACAACTTATATTCTTCGTCATAGTCACATTCATAGCTTCTCTCTCACTGCAGACCTCTGCCCAGATCAACAACTATTATCCCGGTACCTGGCAGGACAATGCTCACACCGAAGCCGTTACCGGTCCTATCGCACAGCAACCTTATTATATCACCAGCTACAAAATAGCCCGTGATTTCAACATCACCAATCGTGATAAAGCAGAAACTTTTACCCACTATAAAACAATCTATAAAAAGATACATATCAATACTGCCGCCGCAGCTGATAGTCTCACCCAGCTGGCACTGACACTGGAGAACGGCGAAGTGCTGCGGGGATTCCGCATCAGAGCCATCTTCCCTGATGGAAAAACAGCGAATCTTACCGATCAGACAAGATCTCTCAAACTCAACGACAACCGCATAGCCGTGGTGGTCAACAATATTCAGGTACAGGCAGGCTGTGAGCTGGAATATGAGATGAGCCTGAAAATACAATTCGACTACGCCGGCTCTGACTACCTGCAGTCCGGTATCGCCACCGGCCAGACTCACTTTATGCTGGCAGCACCTCGTAACCTGCAGTTTCGCTTCCATAGCGCCAATGGCCTACCCGCTGTTAAAGACAGCTCTTCCGGCAACAGCCATTTTCATCAGGTAGCACTTCAACATGTAACACCGCTAAAAAGCAATGAGTTATACTACTATCTGCCACAACTGCAACGGATCGATTTTGCGCTGAACAACGCCATAGAAGGCAAAGATACCACCCGCATCACCTGGCAGCAGTTTGGTGAAGATGCTTATATCCCCTATGTTTCAGTCAACAAAAACGAACAGAAACAACTGGAGAAAGAACTGGACAGATGGCCTTTCCTGCGCCAACGCCGCCCAACATCACAGCTGATTTACCTGGTAGAACAATTTATCAAAAGCAACTACAGCCTGCGCCCCGCCAGTGATTTCTTTGAAGCCCCTGATCTGGGCACCATTATCCGCAACAAACAAACGGATAAGGTAGGCATGGTAAAGCTGATGATGGCCACCTTTTACACCCTGAATGTGCCCGTACAACTGTTATTCACCGCTTCGCGGGATACCATTCCCCTCCAGCAGGACCTCGTCAACCGCGCTGCCGCCAATAATATCCTGTTGTACTTCCCGACAGAACAGCAGGCACTGGCGCCAACGGAGATGGATACACGCTATCCTTGTTATCCGTCACTCTGGACCAATACCCTGGCTTTACGCTGCCGCGATACACTGGTAGGTACACAAAGCCGCGTGCTCACCGATTTCATCACTACTCCGCAACCACTCTATACCCTGAGCAGCAGCACACTCGAAGCCAGCGTAAGCAATCTCAGTGCCCTGCCCTCCTGGAAAGTAACACAGTCCTTCGGCGGCTATGCCGGCAGCAATGTTAAAAATGCTTTCTCTCAGGCCAATACCACTGAACTGCGCAACGCCATCTTCAACGCCATCCTGCCATTTATGCCCGGCAACCGCAAACCGCTGGCTGTAGAAGCACAAAATGAGAAGTTCACACCACTGCCGCTCGACAAACCTGTAGTGATCACCAGCACACTGGAAACACCCGGACTGGTAGTACAGGACGGCGGTAACTATATCATCGGTATCGGCCAGATTCTGACCAGCAACCAAAACTACAATTACAGCATCCCCGAAGGCAACAGACCTATACAGCTGGCCTTCCCTTATTACCAGGAAAAAAGAGTACATATTGAACTCCCTGATGGTTATACGCTGGCAGATAAAGCAGCCTTCACGGCCGATATCACCAACAAAAACCTGATGGGTTTTAAAATGAGATGCGAAGAAGAAAATGGCCGGCTCAACATCTATACCATCGAGTGGTACAGCCAGAACGAATTTAACGGAGACAGCAAAAAAACATTTGAAGCCGTGATGCACCGGCTCAAACAATTGCAGCAACAACCTTTGATACTGAAAAAGAAATAGAAGTTATTATACGTGGTCTACGTCCGGTACGATCACCACAGACCGGAAACGTTTTTCCGCCAGCAGCTGAATAAAATACTCGCGGAGCACCTGTTTGATATGTGCTATCACACGTGCTTCGCGGGGAAGTTTTATCAGCATCTCCTGCAGGTAGTTGTTCCTCACCCTTGACACCAGCGGCGCGGCAGGGCCTACCAGTTGCCCGCCAATATGCGGCTGCAGCCAGGAAGCCAGTATCTGTGCAGCCTGTTCCACTACCTGCTGGTTTTTATGCCTTAATGTTAGTTTAAGCACCCGGTAAAACGGAGGATAACCAAACTGTTGCCGTTCGGCGATTTCCGCCTCATACATGCTTTTGTAATCGTGTTCCTTTACGTAATGTAGTATCGGATGACGGGTATTGCTGGCTTGTATCAGCACTTTACCCATACCGTGTTTACGGCCTGCGCGGCCGCTCACCTGCTCCATCAGCTGGAAAGCTCTTTCATTCACCCTGAAATCAGGATAACTCAGCAAACTGTCCGCACTGAGGATGCCTACCAGGTTTACATTATCAAAGTCGAGCCCCTTCACCACCATCTGGGTGCCTACCAGAATATCTATTTCCTGCTCTTCGAGCAGGCGGATCATTTTATTGTGGCTGTCTTTGTTTCGGATGGAATCCACGTCCATACGTGCTATACGCGCTTCCGGGAAGATCTGCTGCAGGTCGTCTTCAATTTTTTCCGTGCCAAAGCTTTTCGGAATCAGCGACTGCGAACCACAGGCTTCACAGGTAAATACGTATGGATAACGGGTACCACAGTAGTGGCAATGTAGTTTATCCTGGTTACGGTGATAGGTAAGTGATACATCACATTGTTTGCAATGAGGTATCCAGCCGCAGGTAGTGCATAACAGAAAAGGCGCATACCCACGTCTATTCTGAAAAAGAATAACCTGTTTTTTTTCATCCAGGCTCTGGCTGATAGCGGTTTTCAGGGCCTGTGTAAAATGGCCGTCCATGGTTTTTTCAGCCATTTCCTGTTTGATGTCCACTACCTCGATGGCAGGCATCTGTATACCTCCAAAACGTTCAGTCAGTTCTACCAATCCGTATTTACCCTGAAGGGCATTATAATACGATTCCAGTGCCGGTGTGGCGGAGCCCAGTAGTACTTTGGCTTTAAACAACCCGGCATAATAGATGGCTGCATCTCTCGCATGGTAGCGGGGCGCAGGGTCCTGCTGTTTGTAGGAAGGATCGTGTTCTTCATCCAGGATGATAAGTCCCAGGTCGCGGAAAGGCAACAGCAGGCTGGAACGGGCGCCCAGTACGATTTGTACGGTTCCGTTTTTCACTTTGTTCCATATCTCCACCCGTTCGTTGTTGCTGAAGCGGGAGTGATAGATGGCGATGCTGCTGCCAAAGTGTTTCTGCAGGCGGGTGATGATCTGTGCGGTGAGTGCGATCTCCGGCAGCAGGTAAAGTACCTGCCGGCCTAAGGCCAGGCATTCTTCCATCATCTTCACATATATCTGCGTTTTACCGCTGGAGGTCACCCCATGGAGGAGGGTCACCTGTTTATCTTCAAAATGACGGCGGACAGCTTGTAATGCCGCTTCCTGCGCAGAGCTCAGATCAAAGTTGATCTGCGCCTCTACTTTGCTGGTACGGATTCTGTCTACTGCTCTTTTTTCTATCCAGAGAATATTTTTATCCACCAGTCCTTTCAGCTGGGCGGTGGTGGCGCCGGATTTTTTCAACAGCTCATTCTGCCGTACGGTGCCTTCTGTTTTCAACAGGTGCAGGTAGGCCAGCAGCAGCTCCATTTGTTTGGGAGCGCGGCCCATATCATTGAAGAGAGCAGCCAGTTTCTCTTCATCCTCGTATTCAGCATGCAGCTGTACAAAGTTCTCCTGTTTCTCTTTGTATACCTCTTTCAGTTCTTCATAGATGAGGCATACCTTTTTTTCTATCAGTTTTTTGATGATGGAGTACACTTCTGATTTATCGAGAATCAGCTGTACTTCCTCTATACGTAGTTCCTTGCGGATATGCAGCGCTTCCGCAATAAGGTATTCATCATCATCGAGATTGGTAAAATCATCGCCGTAGGCGTCATTAAACAGCAACAACGTTTCACTGGAAAGCTTGAGGTGCGCGGGAAGGGCGGCGTTCAGCACTTCACCTTCACTGCACATATAATAGCTGCCTATCCATGACCAGAAGGCTAACTGTGTGGGATATACGACCGGATCCTTATCCAGCATATCCAGCAGTGGCTTGGTTTTATAAGGCGGGGCCTGTTCGTGTACTGCTTTTACAATGCCGGCATACTTTTTCTGTTTTCCCAGTTGTACAGCCACACGGCTTCCCGGCTGTAAAGCATCTTCCATGCTTTCAGGGACAGCATAAGTATAATTTTTGGGTAAGGCCAGCGGCAATATTACATCTGCGTACTTCATCCTACGGGCTGCAATGTTGGATAATCGCGGTGTTGCCTGAGTTCTTTTTCCATGATATCATAGGTCTGTTGTTTCAGCGTATTGATATCATCCAGGGTAAGCCCTGCAACAGGGATAGTGGGCAAGAATACTACGCGGCAGCGGCCGGGATTGAGATGCATAAGTCCGGTATGTGGGAAACGGTCACCTGAATCTACATACAAAACGGGTTTGATCGGAATCTGCATTTCAATGGCCATACGGAAAGCGCCGTTATGAAACGGGCGCAGTGGTTCTTTGGTTTCGTTGGTGGTTCCTTCCGGAAATACGAGGATGGAAATACCGGCTTTGAGGGCGGTCATCATCTCTCTTACACTTCTGGCACGGGCAGGCGCGTTGGAGCGGTCTACTGCTACGACAGAGTTTTTATATATAAATCCGAAGAAAGGGATTTTAGACATTTCCACTTTTCCCAGCGGACGGAACGGCAGCCGCATCACTTTAACGGCCACGGCCGCATCGAGATAAGAACGGTGGTTCACCACATAGATACAAGGCTCTTTATCACGTTCACATTTATATTCGCGGGTAACCCGGATACCTACCATCGGAAACCAGACATGCGCCCAGAAGCGCAGGAAATAGAAGATAATGTTTCCACCCTTCTCCTTGCCCAGCAAGGATGCCAGAAAAATTGGCGGCAGGATCAGAAACATAATACCCAGGAAAACGATAGCGGCGTACACAACATAGATTACACGCAACGGTTTCAGTAGAAAATTCATAAACGCCTTGTAGAATGATTAATGATGGCGGAAAACTACGACTTTTTTCCCGAAGAGTGCATGTAAAGACACGAAGCAACAGAGAAGCGACAGTTTTTTTACCTATTCACAACTGCAGCTCCAGTCTTTGTCCAGGTCTATACAGGTGATCACTTTGGCGTGTTCCTGATCACAGGGAGCGAATACAATACGGAGGTGTTGGCCTTCATGGGAATACCCTTCCAGTGCATAGGTAGGGCAGGGTTTATCCTGCAGGTTGGACTTATCAGGATTTATTTTTCCTTTGGCAAGAATTTCTTCCACTTCCCCTTTTGTCACATGACGGCAGTCCATCCGACACATGGCGTGCCGGGTATATTCCAGGCGGGCCTGTCGGTTGAGCAGGGCATCAGAAACAGTGGCGGCGGCTTTCCCGGAGCGGGTAACAACTGGCTTTTCTGTGATAGGGGCGGAAGACTTATCGTTTCCTTTCCACCATTCCTGATGCCATCCGGCAAGCAGTAATAAGGCCAGTAAAATAACGGGTAGGTACTTTTGCAGTGATTTCATATTTTCAATAAACAGGACGTGCTTTTTAGAAAAGCGGCACTAAAGTACTTAAAATTACTTACCTAACTATGACATAAAAAGTTCCTACCTTTGCCCTCCTTTATGGAACAGGTAAAAACAGTAGCATTTCATACACTCGGCTGTAAGCTGAATTTTTCAGAGACCTCTACTTTGAGCAGGTTGCTGGAACAGGATGGGTTTATGAAAACAGATTTTGAAAGCACAGCAGATGTGTACGTGATCAACACCTGCTCTGTGACCGATAATGCCGACAAGGAATGCCGGCAGCTGGTACGCCGTATTCAGCGCCGTGCACCAGAAAGCATGATCGTCATCACCGGCTGTTATGCACAGCTCAAACCTCAGGAAATCGCTTCTATTGAAGGGGTAGACCTGGTACTGGGCGCTGCAGAAAAATTCAATATCACCGAACATCTGAAAACACTCACTAAAGGAGACAGTGCCAAAATCTGTTCCTGTGATATTGAAGATGTCAATACCTTCCATGCCTCCTACTCTGTCAACGACCGTACCCGTACCTTCCTGAAAGTACAGGATGGCTGCGACTACAGCTGTACCTTCTGTACCATCCCTATGGCCAGAGGAAAAAGCCGCAGCGACAGTGTTGCCAGCGTAGTGGAAAATGCCGTTAAACTGGCCAGCGACGGCGTAAAGGAAATAGTGCTTACCGGCGTCAACCTGGGCGATTTCGGTAAAGGCCTTACCGGTGGCAAAAAAAGAGAAGAAAGTTTTTATGAACTGATACAGGAACTGGATAAGGTAGAAGGTATAGAACGTTACCGTATCTCTTCTATCGAACCCAACCTGCTCACCAACGAGATCATCGAGTTTGTGGCCAACAGCCGCAGGTTCATGCCTCACTTCCATATTCCGCTGCAGAGCGGCAACAATGAGATCCTGGGCCTGATGCGCCGCCGCTACCGCCGCGAACTGTATGCGGAAAAAGTAGCGCTCATCAAACAGTTCATGCCTCACTGCGCTATCGGTGTAGACGTGATCGTTGGCTTCCCTTCTGAAAGTGATGTCCAATTCCAGGACACCTATGACTTCCTGCATTCGCTGGATGTATCGTACCTGCACGTGTTCACCTACTCAGAAAGAGCCAATACCCCCGCACTCGAGATCAACCCCGTAGTGCCGGTTAACGTGCGCCATGAACGCAACAAACAGCTCCGTAATCTCAGTCATAAAAAACAACAATACTTCAACGAACAATATCTCCAGCAAACCCGTAAAGTATTGTTTGAAGGACATAACAAAGACGGTATGATGGAAGGTTATACCGACAACTATATCCGCGTAACTACGCCCTTCCGCCAGGAATGGGTAAACCAGCTGGTAGACTGGGAACTGCGCTAATCTTTTTACCCTCTCTGTATCGCTGATACAGAGAGGGTCTACTTAATCATCACACTATTCATCACTCCGGCCCGTTGGGGCTATTATTTCGGGAAACCCGGATCAGCTTTTACTTCTTCGATTTGTTTGATATGACGTGCTGTATGGCCTGCGTCAAACAGTAATAACTGGTACGCATCTATGGTGCCTATGTTCGGGTTATCTGTAATGTGATCACGTAATTTGTCTTTGGTAGTGGCTACATAATCAATCAGCCCATCTCTCTGTCTGACAAAGGCATCCACCGCATCTGCAGGAGAAGCATAATTATGTTTAGGCATACCAAAATCAGGTGTTTTCTGTTTTTTGCTACGGTCTTCCACCATAGTGAGCAGGCTTTCATCTGTATACTTCAGGTCTTTCTTTTTTGCCGGATCTGCGGGCTGGCTCATCAGGTTCTTTTCTGTGTCCATCAGCATTTTTTCGATGATGCTGATATGTTCCACATTTTCTATGATAGACCAGCGGTCTGGTGCCGGCTTATATTGCAGTTGTGCATCCGTGAGGCCAGCGATAGATTTCAGCAGATTTTCCCTTGAATCTTTCAGCTGTGAGATCAGCATCATTTTGTCTTCAGCCCGGAATTCATGCCGCATACTGTGATGATGCCGTGTATGGCGGTGCGGAGGAGCGATAAAGCCCGAAAACAGTACCACTGCCATCAATAAGAGTACTTTTTTCATTGCAGTAAATTTTGGTGGACAATGGGGTTGGTAAGCAATTACAAAGCTACAAAAATCATGAAACTTGCAGTAGTTCAAGAAAGGTATCACGACTGATGAAACCGGCTCCCAGTGAGGCAAGGTGCTCCGTTTCCACCTGACAGTCGATCAAAGCGAGTTCATGCGCATAAGCCTGTACGAAAGTAATAAAGGCGGCTTTGGAAGCATTGCTGACATCGGCAAACATTGACTCACCAAAGAAGCAGGAACCAATTTTTACGCCGTACAGTCCGCCCACCAGCCGGTCATCTTCCCAACTCTCTATCGACATGGCATACCCTGCTTTATGCAGGCGGATATAGGCATCCTGCATCTCCTTAGTGATCCAGGTACCGTTTTGTCCTGCACGCGGAATACGGCTGCAGCGGGCTATTACAGCCGGAAAGTCCGCATTGTAGGTGATACGGAATTGATTGCGGCGCAGCACCTGCCTCATGCTGGCAGACACTTTAAGATCCGCCGGAAACAATACAAAACGGGGGTCCGGGCTCCACCAGAGAATAGGGCGTTCATCAAACCAGGGAAATATACCGGAACGGTAGGCCAGCAGCAACCGCTCTACAGAGAGATCACCGCCTACGGCCAGCAGACCGTCAGGCTCCGCAAGGGACACCGGTGGAAAAATCAGTTGTTTGGAAAGACGGAAAACGGGCATGAAACAAGCGGGGTGAAGGCTAACATTATTTATCCGCCATCTCTTCGATGGTGGCAGTAATACCTCTTTCTACCAGCGCTTCCCACATCGGGCGCAGTTTATGGTATTCTCCTTCCTTTACAGCATATTTACCATTGTGATGGATAATGAGGGCGCATTGTTCTGCCTGCTGATGTGTATGACCACATACCTCTATCAGGGAAGCGATCACCCAGTCGAATGTATTTACCTCATCGTTCCATACCACCAGACTGAACGGAAACTGTTCATCTTCCGCTACCAGAATATCCTCCAGCTCCTCCGTAAATACCTGTGTATTAGTTCTTTCGCTCATTTTTAAACAAAGCTTTATGCAAAATTACATGGATTATTCGTTAATTTATTCATATTTGACCTGGAGAAATTGATTATTTAAGATTTGTTTATTTTCATATTCGGCTTTTCAGGCCGCTATAAAGGATCCGGAAAAGGAATCTGAAAATAACAAAATAACAAAATGTTATATGGTTAATAGCTTGGTATTATTAATGGACACTCACCTGCCGCTGAAAGATCCGGTACCTATTTTTTCGCTGGTACTGTTTATCATTTTGCTGGCCCCTATTATCCTGCGGAAATTCCGGATACCGAGTATCATTGGGTTGATACTGGCCGGTATGCTGATTGGGGACCATGGATTCGGGATTATAGAAAAAGGCAGTATCGATTTGTTTGGCAAAGCAGGTTTACTGTATATCATGTTTCTGGCGGGGCTGGAGCTGGATATGACGGAGTTCAGGAAAAACCGCTACCGTAGTATGGTTTTCGGAGCGCTTACCTTTTTTATCCCGCTGCTGCTGGGATTTGTGGTATGCACCTATGTACTGCATTTTAACTTCAAAGCAACATTGCTGGTATCCAGCATGTTTGCCACACATACGCTGGTAGCCTATCCGCTGGCCAGCAGGCTGGGCATTACCAAAAATGAGGCTGTCACCGTAGCGGTAGGTGGCACCATCATCACCGATACTGCGGTGCTG
Encoded proteins:
- a CDS encoding oxidoreductase; translation: MKTAIVIGATGLTGTHLVSALLQDNSFSKVKVLVRKPWVHQRPGLESVIVDFEDEDSLAEAMQGGDVFFSCIGTTIRKAGTQENFRAVDFGITIRCARIAQSNGISEFLMISSIGANPRSANFYLRTKGQTEEAVLGLGFYGTYIFRPSFLIGQRSEFRFGEWLGKYLIQLFYFLLQGRWKKYRGIKAATVASAMVRVAKQADPGIHIFESDAIQNLGI
- the aat gene encoding leucyl/phenylalanyl-tRNA--protein transferase — protein: MPVFRLSKQLIFPPVSLAEPDGLLAVGGDLSVERLLLAYRSGIFPWFDERPILWWSPDPRFVLFPADLKVSASMRQVLRRNQFRITYNADFPAVIARCSRIPRAGQNGTWITKEMQDAYIRLHKAGYAMSIESWEDDRLVGGLYGVKIGSCFFGESMFADVSNASKAAFITFVQAYAHELALIDCQVETEHLASLGAGFISRDTFLELLQVS
- a CDS encoding lysophospholipid acyltransferase family protein; its protein translation is MNFLLKPLRVIYVVYAAIVFLGIMFLILPPIFLASLLGKEKGGNIIFYFLRFWAHVWFPMVGIRVTREYKCERDKEPCIYVVNHRSYLDAAVAVKVMRLPFRPLGKVEMSKIPFFGFIYKNSVVAVDRSNAPARARSVREMMTALKAGISILVFPEGTTNETKEPLRPFHNGAFRMAIEMQIPIKPVLYVDSGDRFPHTGLMHLNPGRCRVVFLPTIPVAGLTLDDINTLKQQTYDIMEKELRQHRDYPTLQPVG
- the mtaB gene encoding tRNA (N(6)-L-threonylcarbamoyladenosine(37)-C(2))-methylthiotransferase MtaB, encoding MEQVKTVAFHTLGCKLNFSETSTLSRLLEQDGFMKTDFESTADVYVINTCSVTDNADKECRQLVRRIQRRAPESMIVITGCYAQLKPQEIASIEGVDLVLGAAEKFNITEHLKTLTKGDSAKICSCDIEDVNTFHASYSVNDRTRTFLKVQDGCDYSCTFCTIPMARGKSRSDSVASVVENAVKLASDGVKEIVLTGVNLGDFGKGLTGGKKREESFYELIQELDKVEGIERYRISSIEPNLLTNEIIEFVANSRRFMPHFHIPLQSGNNEILGLMRRRYRRELYAEKVALIKQFMPHCAIGVDVIVGFPSESDVQFQDTYDFLHSLDVSYLHVFTYSERANTPALEINPVVPVNVRHERNKQLRNLSHKKQQYFNEQYLQQTRKVLFEGHNKDGMMEGYTDNYIRVTTPFRQEWVNQLVDWELR
- a CDS encoding ATP-dependent Clp protease adaptor ClpS, whose protein sequence is MSERTNTQVFTEELEDILVAEDEQFPFSLVVWNDEVNTFDWVIASLIEVCGHTHQQAEQCALIIHHNGKYAVKEGEYHKLRPMWEALVERGITATIEEMADK
- a CDS encoding DinB family protein; this encodes MKKVLLLMAVVLFSGFIAPPHRHTRHHHSMRHEFRAEDKMMLISQLKDSRENLLKSIAGLTDAQLQYKPAPDRWSIIENVEHISIIEKMLMDTEKNLMSQPADPAKKKDLKYTDESLLTMVEDRSKKQKTPDFGMPKHNYASPADAVDAFVRQRDGLIDYVATTKDKLRDHITDNPNIGTIDAYQLLLFDAGHTARHIKQIEEVKADPGFPK
- the priA gene encoding replication restart helicase PriA, which translates into the protein MKYADVILPLALPKNYTYAVPESMEDALQPGSRVAVQLGKQKKYAGIVKAVHEQAPPYKTKPLLDMLDKDPVVYPTQLAFWSWIGSYYMCSEGEVLNAALPAHLKLSSETLLLFNDAYGDDFTNLDDDEYLIAEALHIRKELRIEEVQLILDKSEVYSIIKKLIEKKVCLIYEELKEVYKEKQENFVQLHAEYEDEEKLAALFNDMGRAPKQMELLLAYLHLLKTEGTVRQNELLKKSGATTAQLKGLVDKNILWIEKRAVDRIRTSKVEAQINFDLSSAQEAALQAVRRHFEDKQVTLLHGVTSSGKTQIYVKMMEECLALGRQVLYLLPEIALTAQIITRLQKHFGSSIAIYHSRFSNNERVEIWNKVKNGTVQIVLGARSSLLLPFRDLGLIILDEEHDPSYKQQDPAPRYHARDAAIYYAGLFKAKVLLGSATPALESYYNALQGKYGLVELTERFGGIQMPAIEVVDIKQEMAEKTMDGHFTQALKTAISQSLDEKKQVILFQNRRGYAPFLLCTTCGWIPHCKQCDVSLTYHRNQDKLHCHYCGTRYPYVFTCEACGSQSLIPKSFGTEKIEDDLQQIFPEARIARMDVDSIRNKDSHNKMIRLLEEQEIDILVGTQMVVKGLDFDNVNLVGILSADSLLSYPDFRVNERAFQLMEQVSGRAGRKHGMGKVLIQASNTRHPILHYVKEHDYKSMYEAEIAERQQFGYPPFYRVLKLTLRHKNQQVVEQAAQILASWLQPHIGGQLVGPAAPLVSRVRNNYLQEMLIKLPREARVIAHIKQVLREYFIQLLAEKRFRSVVIVPDVDHV
- the murB gene encoding UDP-N-acetylmuramate dehydrogenase translates to MISENEQLQSYNTFGIPVVSRYFASFVSQHDLTSALDDARAKGLPRMILGGGSNILFTKDYNGLMLKNDIKGIQVVDEDNDHVYVKAGAGENWHSFVQYCLSADLAGLENLSLIPGNVGASPMQNIGAYGVEIKDTFHSLEAFHLHDRTVVTFTNNDCAFGYRESVFKKQYRDQFAILSVIYRLNKKPNFNTSYGAINEELERMGVKELSIQAISQAVINIRTSKLPDPAKIGNAGSFFKNPSVDAVAYERLKAAHPQIVAYPLADGHYKLAAGWLIEQCGWKGFREGDAGVHAKQALVLVNYGHAKGNEIYALSQQVLDSVHAKFGVQLEREVNIV
- a CDS encoding DUF4258 domain-containing protein; this translates as MKSLQKYLPVILLALLLLAGWHQEWWKGNDKSSAPITEKPVVTRSGKAAATVSDALLNRQARLEYTRHAMCRMDCRHVTKGEVEEILAKGKINPDKSNLQDKPCPTYALEGYSHEGQHLRIVFAPCDQEHAKVITCIDLDKDWSCSCE